AAAAGATGCCTTTAAAGAACTTATTCTTGAAATCACAAATAATGATGCACGGTTTGAAGCAGTACACAGTGCAGTTCCCAGCTTAGTTACGCTAGCAGCATATAGAAAAATACACTTCGAGCAAGCTGTTCCCTATTCAGTACGTTTCACCTGGATGACAAAACACTCTACCAAAACACTCTCAAAAAAAGCAGCTCTTGATATACTTCAGCGGTCTTCTCAATACACAAACCCCAGAGCAATTGATCAGAATAATTGGCAGTCAATTGTAGAGCAAGAGCGTGTTAGAGTTTCAAGTCTATCTGATTCTGCAAAGTTAAGGATCAGACGCCCAACTCGAGTGAGCCCGGAAGTAAACGTTCGTTTTAGCGCAAAAAATAGGTATCACGTGAGCGGTGCGTTACCTTTTGTTTTGCTAAACCCTCAAAAAGAAACAAAGATTGGTGAATTGAAAAATTACAGTCGTGATGGCAATGATCCAAGGAAAAAAGAATACAATTACCTGATCGAGAGAATCTATTTAGAAACGATTAACGGTTGATTCTAATTTAGTGCTCTATTTGTGATTAGGCATTTCACTGCATTCTTAGGCAAAAAGTGATAGGAGATTAAGGTGCCACAAAAAACAAAGCTTACCTAATTTCGATAAACATCACTTTGCTTAACAGTGCTGGCCGTATTTACTTTTCACTGGTCGAGTCGACGGAAAGCCATATATTTTTGATTAGAATCTAAAATAGGAGAAATGCTCCTTCTTACTACATGCCAAAAAATCTCAGAAACTGCTTTTGATTTCGCTCTTATCTATACACCTGAATATCTTTAGCTTTGTTTGAAAGTTACTAAAACCTAGTTTGCGCAAACAGGATTCATTTTAAATTAGTAACTAATATGCTTATAAGTGAATGCTAAAATCTTTTTATGTTAGTAAGTATCCACATACATTTTAATGGCTTTCATAAATGCTGTGTATGTTCAATTTTGTCTGTATTCCCTATTACCAAGATGATATCCAAGCTTTGATTG
The window above is part of the Pseudoalteromonas rubra genome. Proteins encoded here:
- a CDS encoding DNA replication terminus site-binding protein, translated to MKSKLSIRSHFDYLFEQISLFCEEIKQADITQAYYFKLPPVQKKDELSAPDSVHVEKLAGQDAFNHCISSYKDLFIDKKESGKVLTRHPGILLVNDPKNEIRNRLVEINLAKDAFKELILEITNNDARFEAVHSAVPSLVTLAAYRKIHFEQAVPYSVRFTWMTKHSTKTLSKKAALDILQRSSQYTNPRAIDQNNWQSIVEQERVRVSSLSDSAKLRIRRPTRVSPEVNVRFSAKNRYHVSGALPFVLLNPQKETKIGELKNYSRDGNDPRKKEYNYLIERIYLETING